The window GAAGACGACGACCGGGACTGGCACTGGCGGCTCGTGACCGAGGACCGCGAGGTCGTCGCCGCGAGCACCGAGCCCCACCCCGACGCGGACGCCGCTTCCGACGCGATCGAACGCGTCCGCGAGCAGGCAAGCGAGGCCGACCTGATCGAGTTCGAACACGCGGCCTTCCAAGTCTACGAGGCCGACTCCGGCGAGTGGCGGTGGCGGCTGATCGACGAGGACGGCAACGTCCTGGCCGACAGCGGCGAGGAACACACCTCCCGTAGCGAGGCCGCCGAGGCGATGATGACGCTGAAAGAGCAGGCCCCCGACGCCGAACTCCTCGAGATCGAAACGGCAGCCTTCGAGCTGTTCGTCAACGAGGACGACGAGTGGGGCTGGCGGCTCATCGACGAGGCCGGGAAGCTGGTCGCGGAGGACCCCGCGACCCACCCGACCCGCGGTGCCGCTCGTCAGGCGATGAACCGGCTGCTCGAGCACCTCGACTCCGACGTGCGGACGATGGATCGTGCGGCGTTCCAGACGTACGTCGCCGAGGACTGGCACTGGCGGTTCGTCCTGCCGTCCGGCGACGTCGTCGCGGTCGACGACGGCTCCTACCCGACCCGGGACGCGCTCGTCGACGACCTGGACTCGATTCGGCGCGGAGCCACCCAGGCTCGCCGGTCGACGATCGGCGACGCGACGATCCAGCTCTACCGCAACGGCGACTGGGCGTGGCGGCTGCTCGACCGCGACCGCGAGGAGATCGCCGACGGCGCGGTCGCGTACGACGACCGCGAGGCGGCGATCGACCACGTCGACGAGTGGCGCGACCACGCCGTTGACGCGCCGATCTTCACCATCGAGGACGCGGCGATCCGCCTCGAGGAAGGCGAGGACGGCTGGCGCTGGGACCTCGTCGACGAGGAACGGACGGTCCTCGCGAGCGGGGAAACCGGGGCGGACGAGAAGGACGCGGCCCTCGAGCGGGTCGACGAGATCCGTCAACTCGCCCCGATGGCCGGCCGGGTCGACTTCGACGTCGCCTCGTTCGAACTCGTCGCCGACGAGGACGACCGCTGGCGCTGGCGGCTCATCGACGAGGACGGCACGCCGGTCGCGACCGGGACCGAGGCGTACGACTCGAGCGAGGCCGCACGCGCCGCGCTCGACGACGCTCGCGACCTGATCGAGAACGCGAGCATCCTCGAGATCGACAGCGTCTCGTTCGAACTCCACACCGACGAGGACGGCTGGGTGTGGCGGCTGGTCGACGAGTTCGGCTCGACGATGGCCGAGAGCACCCAGACCTACGAGAACCGCACCGAGGCCCGCGAAGCGATGAACGCAGTGAAGTCTCACGCGCCGGACGGCTGGATTACGTTCACGGAGTGATCGGCCCCCCGGCGGGGATCGAAGCCCGTCGATCGACCGACCGTCGCACGATCGGCGGCGCACTGACGTGACGATTTTTTCGATGTCCGCGGACCGCTCTGGCCTCGAGTCGTCGATCCGTTCGGCGGCGTCGGAGAGACCGTTCGGCTTTTTATCACCCGTCTCCAGTGATCGATCGTGACCGACTACGACACCGTCTCGGCCGACGTCGACGACGAGGAGGAGATCCCGGAGGACCACCCGAGATACCAGGACCTGCTCACGCGCCATCGGATCGAGGAGGGCGTCGAGAAGGGCATCACCCACCTCCAGGGGATGCACGCGGAGGGACGGGGCAGCGCGTTCGACTACCTGCTCGGCGAGGAGACGATCCCGACGGCGGACGAGGCGGAACGGGCGGCGGCCGCCCACCTCCTCCTCGCCGACCGTCCCGTGCTCTCGATCAACGGCAACGTCGCGGCGCTGGTCCCCGGCGAGATGGTCGACCTCGCCGAGGCCGTCGACGCCGACCTCGAGGTGAACCTGTTCAATCGCACGCCGGAGCGGATGGAGGCGATCGCCGACCACCTGCGCGACCACGGTGCCGAGGACGTGAAGGGGCTCGAGGCCGATGCCCGAATTCCCAACCTCGACCACCAGCGCGCGAAAGTCGACGAGGAAGGCATTTACGCGGCCGACGTCGTGCTCGTCCCTCTCGAGGACGGCGACCGCGCGGAGGCCCTAGAGGAGATGGGCAAGACCGAGATCGTCGTCGACCTCAACCCGCTCTCGCGGTCGCCGCAGGTCGCGGACGTGCCGATCGTCGACAACATCATTCGGGCGATCCCGAACGTGACCGCACACGCGCGGGACCTGGCCGACGCCGACGAGGACCGTCTCTGGGAGATCGTCGAGGAGTTCGACCCGGACCACGCGCTCGAGGCGGCAGAGGAGCGGATTCGAAACGGCCTGTGACCAACACAGGGTGGTACGCGGACGGTCCCCGCAACGTCCGGGAGCGGTCTCGATCTATCGGTGTCTCTGCCTACGTGCTAATTTTATAAGCTGTTCGCGAAGGAATTATATTCCGCCACGATCCACAATCTAAAAAAGTGTGTAGTCGGCTATCTCCGGGGGAGGGGATACTATGAAGTCTCTTAAACTGGACATGGTCCAGTACGACTGTCCGTACATCCGGACGACCCGGGAACACGACGTCGCCTTTCACGCCCAACACTGGGACTTCAACCACGCGGACCGAACGCTCGAGACGCGGCTCATGGTGATCGGGGAGAGCCGCGAGGAGCTAAGCGGGGGACTCGAGACGCTCGGGGAGTACCAGATGTTGCGGGACTACGATCTGCTCGCGCGAAAGGAGAACACGGCCGTGCTGCGGTCCCGGATCGACGAGACCGACGCGATGCGAACGATCCTGCACAACGACGGCTACGTGACGGGGCCGTTCGTCATCCGTAACGGGAGCGAACTCTGGAACGTCGGCTTCGACAGGGGCGAACAGGCCGACGACGCGCTCGCCGAACTCGACCGGAACAACGAGTTCACGGTGAAAAACGACGACTCGATCCACATCGACGAGTTCTTCGACGTCATGCAGAACGTGGACTCGCTGTGTGCCCTGCTGTCGGCGCTGCAGGGTCTCACCGACACCGAGCGGGCGACCCTCGAGGCCGCCGTCGAGAAGGGCTACTTCTCGACGCCCCGGCAGACCAATCTCGAGGGGCTGGCCGACGAGTTCGACATCTCGAAGATGGGGGCCTCGAAGAATCTCCGGCGGAGCCAGCGGAAGGTTCTCACGGAACTCGTGCGGGTCATCAACGACGTCGAGGCGCAACTGGACCTCGAGGAAGGCCCGCGGGTCAGCGGCGGCAGCGACGAGTCGCGGGATCCAGAGCCGATCAGCGAATGACGCCCCGGGGGTCGATCTCCTCGCGGAGGAGGCGGAGCTGTTCCGCGGTGGGTTCGGGGCTTCGCTCGTAGTCCCCGACCGTGATCTCGAAACTACTGTTTTCCTGGACCGTTTCCACGTCGACGCCCGGGTGGAGGAGTTCGAGTTCCATCTCGCGGGTGTCCTCGTCGAAGCCGTAGACGCCGTACTGGGTGATGACGTTCTGCGGACCCGTGTCGGCGGGGAGGCCGGCTTCCTCGCGGGCGCCGGGACCGTCGAGGTAGCCCGGCGTCGTCCGGAAGTCCAGTTCGTCGACGAAGCTCTGGTCGTCCTGGCGCATCGCGACGATAGTCGAGTTCGCGAGCGAGCCGATGTCGTTCGCCCCGCCGCTACCAGGGAACCGGACCGCGGGCTCCTCCCAGTCGCCGATGACGGTCGAGTTCAGGTTGCCGTACTTGTCGATCTGGGCCGCGCCGAGGAAGCCGTAGTCGACGAAGCCGGCCTGCATGTACGACATCACGTCGTGCATGCCGGCGGCTTTCACGCCGCGGTGGAACGTCCGCTCGTCGCCGACCGAGACGGGAAGTTCGGGCGCGTCGGGCCCGATGCCGCCCGCCTCGTAGATCATCGTCGCGTCCGGCGCGTGAGTCTTCTGGGCCAGCATCGCCGCGAGCATCGGCATTCCGGTGCCGACGATGACCGTGCTCTCGTCCTCGATCAGGGTCGACGCGACCGTCGTCAGCAGTTCGGTTGGCGTGTACTCCTCGCCCTCGGCAGCGTCGCTCATGCGTGATCACCTCCCTCCGGACCGCCCGACTCCGGACGCTCGTAGTTCTCGATCGCCTCGAGTTCGGCCAGCCGTTCCGCGCCGCCGACCGCCTCGAGGTACTCCTCGAACTCGTCGGTGCCGGTGACGTACGTCTCGAGGTACTCCTGGGTGCCCTCCTCGGTCTCGGTGAGTTCCATCCACTCCTCGAGGTGGTCGTCGTCGAAGTAGTAGTGGTAGGGCATCTCGCCGGGGTGGCTGCCGTACGGTGCTTCGACGACCGCGTCGACCTGGAAGAACGGGATCTCGACGTCCTTCGGCCGGTCGCGGAGTTCGTCGTCGTCGACGATCTCCTCGGCGGTGACGATGAGTCGCTTGGCCGCGCCCGCCAGTTGCGGGTCCTCGACGCTGATGCCCTCGATGACGGCGTTGCCGTACTTATCGGCCTTGTCGACGTGGATACAGACAGCGTCGGGGTAACAGGCCGGCACGAGCGTGACCGGGTCGCCGCTCCAGGGGTCCTCGACGACCTTCGCGGAACTCTTCTCGAACGTGTCCGTCCCGTTGAGGATCCGCGTCGGGACGAACGGGACGCCCATCTTCGCGGCGAGGAACCGCCACTGGAGCGTCGCGTTGCTGGCCTCGGAGACGACCTCGACCTCGCCGTTCTCGACCTTCCGACGGCCGGCTGGCGCGAGGCCGCGGGTCTCGTGGGCGAAACAGTAGGCGTTCTCGACCCGCGAGACCGCGCCGGCCGCGATCAGCAGGTCGGCGTCGAAGACCGTGGTCTTGCCCATGAGCGTGAGGTCCTCGATACCCTGGCGGACGATCTCGTGGAGGACCGGCGTCGAGATGCGGACGTGGCCGAAGCCGCCGCTCGCGACGACGTCGCCGTCGTCGACGTAGCGCTCGACCGCCTCGGCGGCGCTCATGCGCTTGTCCTCGTAGGCGCGCGTTCGGTTCTCCCTGTTCCACCGTCGGACCTCGTCCGGGTGTTCCCACCCGACGAGTTCGCCGTCGCCTTCTGCGTGTACGTTCATCGTTCTGATGGGTTCGCTTCGACGGGAATGAACCCGACGAACCGCGATTCGGTGTGGTCCTCGTTCTCGCCTTTCGATACCACCGTCGGCTCCACCGCGAGCCCGCGCTCGAGGTCGGATGCCTCGGGATCGACGCCGCGAACCTGGCCGGTCAGCCGGACCGGGCCGAACGACGCCACCGCGATCGCGTACGGCGCGTCGTCGCCGAAGTCGGGATGCGGGACGTGGATCGTGCTCACCGCTTCGATCGTCCCCGTCCCGGGGAGCGGTTCGCGCTCGAGGCCGCCGCGGCCCGGGGCCGGCGGGACCGTCGCCTCGTCCTCGCCGTTTCGCAGGTAGAACCCGTCGCCGTCGGCGAGGGCGTCGAGCCACTCGTCGTAACTGACTCGCGAGGCGGCGTCGCCTTCGCTCATGCTCCCACCTCCTCGACGTCGACCGCCTCGAGCACGTGGACCGCCGCGGTGGCGACCGTCCCGCCCGCGTTGTGGGTGACGGCCGTCGACGCCTCGGGTACCGCATCGGCGTTCGGGTGCGTGCCGGCGAGCAGCTTCGTCGCCTCGACGAGCTGGGAAACGCCGGTCGCGCCGACCGGATGGCCCTTGGCCTTCAGCCCGCCCGAGAGGTTGACCGGGATCGAGCCGTCGCGAGTGGTTTCGCCGTCGCGGGCGGCATCGATCGCCTCGCCGTGTTCGTACAGGCCGAGCGCCTCGAGCGCGAGGACTTCGGCGATCGTAAAGCAGTCGTGGACCTCCGCGAAGTCGACGTCGCCGGGGCCGATCCCCGCCTGTTCGTAGGCGGTCTCAGCCGCCGCCTCGGCCGCAGGCGTTCGGGTCAGGTCGTCACGGCCCTGCAGGGGGAGCGCGTCGGTTCCCCGGCCCGATCCCGTCACGACCGCCTTCGGCTCGAGGCCGGCGGTGTCGGCGTACTCCGGTGAGACGAGGACCGCCGCGCCGGCCCCGTCGGTGATCGGGCAGGCGTCGTACAGTCCGAGCGGGGAGGCGACCGTGGGTGCCTCGAGGGCGTCCTCGACCGTGATCTCCCGTCTGTACTGGGCCTTCGGGTTGGTCGTCGCGTTCGCGTGGTTCTTGACCGCGACGTGGGCCAGGTCCTCCCGCGTGCCGTCGTGGCGGTCCAGATAGGCGTCCGCGAGCAGGCCGTACGCGCCAGGGAAGGTCATCCCGGCGCTAATCTCGTACAGTTCGTCGGCGGCCCGGGCAAGCGAGGCCGTCGTTCCCTCGGTGCCGAGGGTAGTCATCCGCTCCATGCCGCCCACGAGTACGACGTCGGCCGCCCCGCTGCGGATCGCCCTGACCCCTTCGGCGACCGCGTAGCCGCCCGACGCACAGGCGTTCTCGATGCGGGTCGCCTCGAGTCCCGACGAGCCGAGCCCCTCGGCCATCAGCGGTGCCTGATGGCTCTGACCCTCGGCAGTCTCGCCCATGAAGTTCCCGTAGTAGAGGGCGGCCACCTCGTCGGGCGGAACGGCACTTCGCTCGAGCGCCAGTGACCGCGCCTCGGCGAACAGGTCCCGACCGGTTCTGTCGGGGTGCTCGCCGAAGTCGGTCGCGCCGACGCCGGCTATCAATACGTCTCTCATACGTGTATCGTGGCAGTAGACGGTGGAAAAACGGCGGGTTGACATGTAATCCTCGAGAGCCGGGCGCTGAACGACGTAAGACGACCATATTCGCTCCCTACTGTGTGGTGGGAGACCTCGTACCGTGCTGGCAACTACCATTCGATTGAGCGGATCCAAAATCGTTTCGGCGGCCGGTCGCAACGGTCTCGTCCGGCACTGCCTCGAGGGGCGTCGGCGACGATCCGGGCGATCCGTCGACGGGGATCGCGGTTTTCGACGCCGCTACTCGAGGTTTACGCCTAAACCCGGCCGTTTACCCGGTCGCCACGGCATCTACTAATACCGAGTGATCGATCCGGAACGATCGAGGCCGAGGCTTGGCGGTCGCGTCGGGAAACCGGCCGTCGCCGACCACACCTCGACCGATCGATCCAGACGCGAGAATATACATGTTAGACAGGAAAATCGACGTCGAACCCTACGTCACTCATCTCATGGTCGCGGGAGCGGCCCTGTGGCTCGGCTCGCTCCTGCTGGGGGTGGCAGGGTACTGGTTCGAAGCACTGCTCGTAACCGTCTTCGTGTTCCACCCGTACTTCGTCGTGGGTGCGGCCCACGACCACGAGATCAGCCTGAAGCTTCTGGTGTACCCGCTCGGGGTGTTCACCGTACTCGGACTCGCCGGCTTCGGCGGGGCCCAGTACTACAGCGAGGCCTTCATGGGCCAGACCCCCGAGTTCCTGATTACCGGAATGCACCCGTCGTTCGCGGCGGTCTTCTGGCTGTACTGGATCGGCGGGTTCATGAGCGTCAACCTCGCCTACGGCCTCTTCTACCGCGAACACTTCCTGCCTGACGGGGCCTGGGACGAGTTCCTCGCCGAACTCGAGGCGATCGAAGACGAAGAGACCGCGGCGTCGGAGTCGGCGTCCGAACCGGTAGCGGAAGCGACGGAGGTGAACTGACGTGACACTCGCATCGTGGCTCGAGGGGGTACAGGTCGTCCAGACGGCGTTCGTGATCCTGTTCGTGATCTCGACGGTCCTCGTGGGGCTGTGGGCCGAACGGCTGATCTCCGACCCCGACGAGTACTACGGCGCGACGAAGCTGTTCGGGGCGGCAGTGATCACGCTCGCGAGTATGTCGGGGATCATGTCGGCGTTCGGGTTCATCGGCGGACCCGGCCTGGTCTACCAGATGGGGACGTCCTCGCTGTACATGACCTTCGCGGCGGGGCTCGGCTTCGCGATGGCCTACTGGATGGTCGGCAAGCGCGTCCGCGGGATGGCCGACGCTGCCGACATCGGGACGCTGCCGG of the Halobiforma lacisalsi AJ5 genome contains:
- a CDS encoding 4-phosphopantoate--beta-alanine ligase, translated to MTDYDTVSADVDDEEEIPEDHPRYQDLLTRHRIEEGVEKGITHLQGMHAEGRGSAFDYLLGEETIPTADEAERAAAAHLLLADRPVLSINGNVAALVPGEMVDLAEAVDADLEVNLFNRTPERMEAIADHLRDHGAEDVKGLEADARIPNLDHQRAKVDEEGIYAADVVLVPLEDGDRAEALEEMGKTEIVVDLNPLSRSPQVADVPIVDNIIRAIPNVTAHARDLADADEDRLWEIVEEFDPDHALEAAEERIRNGL
- a CDS encoding helix-turn-helix domain-containing protein, translating into MKSLKLDMVQYDCPYIRTTREHDVAFHAQHWDFNHADRTLETRLMVIGESREELSGGLETLGEYQMLRDYDLLARKENTAVLRSRIDETDAMRTILHNDGYVTGPFVIRNGSELWNVGFDRGEQADDALAELDRNNEFTVKNDDSIHIDEFFDVMQNVDSLCALLSALQGLTDTERATLEAAVEKGYFSTPRQTNLEGLADEFDISKMGASKNLRRSQRKVLTELVRVINDVEAQLDLEEGPRVSGGSDESRDPEPISE
- a CDS encoding CoA-transferase subunit beta; translation: MSDAAEGEEYTPTELLTTVASTLIEDESTVIVGTGMPMLAAMLAQKTHAPDATMIYEAGGIGPDAPELPVSVGDERTFHRGVKAAGMHDVMSYMQAGFVDYGFLGAAQIDKYGNLNSTVIGDWEEPAVRFPGSGGANDIGSLANSTIVAMRQDDQSFVDELDFRTTPGYLDGPGAREEAGLPADTGPQNVITQYGVYGFDEDTREMELELLHPGVDVETVQENSSFEITVGDYERSPEPTAEQLRLLREEIDPRGVIR
- a CDS encoding CoA transferase subunit A; its protein translation is MNVHAEGDGELVGWEHPDEVRRWNRENRTRAYEDKRMSAAEAVERYVDDGDVVASGGFGHVRISTPVLHEIVRQGIEDLTLMGKTTVFDADLLIAAGAVSRVENAYCFAHETRGLAPAGRRKVENGEVEVVSEASNATLQWRFLAAKMGVPFVPTRILNGTDTFEKSSAKVVEDPWSGDPVTLVPACYPDAVCIHVDKADKYGNAVIEGISVEDPQLAGAAKRLIVTAEEIVDDDELRDRPKDVEIPFFQVDAVVEAPYGSHPGEMPYHYYFDDDHLEEWMELTETEEGTQEYLETYVTGTDEFEEYLEAVGGAERLAELEAIENYERPESGGPEGGDHA
- a CDS encoding Zn-ribbon domain-containing OB-fold protein — protein: MSEGDAASRVSYDEWLDALADGDGFYLRNGEDEATVPPAPGRGGLEREPLPGTGTIEAVSTIHVPHPDFGDDAPYAIAVASFGPVRLTGQVRGVDPEASDLERGLAVEPTVVSKGENEDHTESRFVGFIPVEANPSER
- a CDS encoding thiolase domain-containing protein — protein: MRDVLIAGVGATDFGEHPDRTGRDLFAEARSLALERSAVPPDEVAALYYGNFMGETAEGQSHQAPLMAEGLGSSGLEATRIENACASGGYAVAEGVRAIRSGAADVVLVGGMERMTTLGTEGTTASLARAADELYEISAGMTFPGAYGLLADAYLDRHDGTREDLAHVAVKNHANATTNPKAQYRREITVEDALEAPTVASPLGLYDACPITDGAGAAVLVSPEYADTAGLEPKAVVTGSGRGTDALPLQGRDDLTRTPAAEAAAETAYEQAGIGPGDVDFAEVHDCFTIAEVLALEALGLYEHGEAIDAARDGETTRDGSIPVNLSGGLKAKGHPVGATGVSQLVEATKLLAGTHPNADAVPEASTAVTHNAGGTVATAAVHVLEAVDVEEVGA